From a single Bacteroidota bacterium genomic region:
- a CDS encoding DUF255 domain-containing protein → MKKTSLILLFTLYFTSSVTAQEKEGINFRAITFDQAIQQAKAEKKPIFLHAFASWCHFCEFMVDSVYKDQEVAAYYNKNYVCIKMDMEKEGREFNKKIKIKNYPTHVFFDYNNTVMMHRSAGKKNIAEFLQLGKDALDTTKQLRTFERKYFDKKANIEEITTYMKMLEKAGLDNQVTINAYLSGLSDKEMLKHENWRIMYDLFKEVETTSFQKVMYLREEYAKIYTAYSIDNKIISLYNSALMNRVQKLDTSGYNTMVEKLRKSELDLSEKIIAYASLNRHKMRSDWKNYQLEAVPFIEKYCMEDYRRLNEVAYNFYERITDKELLAKAETWAVKAVSLQDNIRNNHTLSGIYFKLGKKEPALTACKHTIDLAKKANVDYKQSSLLLEKIEEMKSVE, encoded by the coding sequence ATGAAAAAGACCTCTCTTATACTTCTATTCACCCTCTATTTCACAAGTTCTGTTACCGCACAGGAAAAGGAAGGGATCAATTTCCGCGCCATCACATTTGATCAGGCGATTCAACAAGCGAAAGCTGAGAAGAAACCCATCTTCCTGCATGCCTTTGCCTCCTGGTGTCACTTTTGTGAATTCATGGTAGATAGTGTTTATAAAGATCAGGAGGTGGCGGCGTACTATAACAAAAACTATGTCTGCATTAAAATGGATATGGAAAAAGAGGGAAGGGAGTTCAATAAAAAAATTAAAATTAAAAACTATCCCACACATGTTTTCTTCGACTATAACAATACAGTGATGATGCATCGCTCGGCGGGGAAGAAAAACATTGCTGAGTTTCTTCAGTTAGGAAAAGATGCACTGGACACCACCAAACAACTGCGTACGTTTGAAAGAAAATACTTCGACAAAAAAGCCAATATCGAAGAGATCACGACCTATATGAAGATGCTCGAAAAAGCGGGATTGGATAATCAGGTAACGATCAACGCTTATCTCAGCGGGTTGAGTGATAAGGAGATGTTGAAACATGAGAACTGGAGAATCATGTACGATCTCTTCAAAGAAGTGGAAACGACCTCTTTTCAAAAAGTCATGTATTTACGGGAAGAGTACGCTAAAATTTACACTGCTTACAGTATTGATAATAAAATCATCTCACTTTACAATTCTGCTTTAATGAATCGTGTTCAGAAATTAGATACTTCCGGCTACAACACGATGGTAGAGAAACTCCGCAAATCGGAATTAGATCTCTCTGAAAAAATCATTGCTTATGCTTCATTGAACCGACATAAGATGAGATCCGATTGGAAAAACTATCAACTCGAAGCCGTGCCCTTCATTGAAAAATATTGCATGGAAGATTACCGACGGTTAAATGAAGTCGCGTATAATTTTTATGAACGGATAACGGATAAAGAATTATTGGCGAAAGCAGAAACCTGGGCAGTAAAAGCAGTTTCCCTGCAAGATAATATCCGTAACAACCATACGCTTTCAGGCATCTATTTCAAACTCGGAAAAAAAGAGCCTGCCCTGACCGCCTGCAAACATACCATTGACCTCGCAAAAAAAGCCAATGTGGATTATAAACAGTCCAGTTTACTGTTGGAGAAGATTGAGGAGATGAAGAGTGTGGAATGA
- a CDS encoding lactoylglutathione lyase, which produces MQVQSLIQTEIILYVRDQDLSTEFYSIILSRQPSLHVPGMTEFILSDTCKLGLMPNDGIAKIIHPNLPHPETATGIPRCEIYWLVDDINAACALALTAKAKLVSPAALRDWGHRVVYFSDPDGHVIAFAEVVKQ; this is translated from the coding sequence ATGCAAGTACAATCATTGATACAAACGGAAATAATACTTTACGTCAGGGATCAGGATCTGAGTACTGAGTTTTATTCCATCATCCTCTCCCGTCAACCATCCCTCCATGTGCCTGGCATGACGGAGTTCATTTTATCTGATACATGTAAATTAGGATTAATGCCCAATGATGGAATAGCCAAAATCATCCATCCAAATTTACCACATCCTGAAACCGCAACAGGAATACCCCGATGTGAAATCTACTGGCTCGTAGATGATATTAATGCTGCATGTGCGCTCGCTCTCACCGCCAAAGCAAAATTAGTAAGTCCCGCTGCCCTCCGCGACTGGGGCCATCGTGTTGTCTATTTTTCAGATCCGGATGGACATGTGATTGCGTTTGCAGAGGTAGTAAAGCAATAA
- a CDS encoding amidohydrolase, which translates to MKKNSLILLVSLFVATLLSCKTEYAADTVYYNAKVYTVDSSFAIADAFAVKDGKILAVGSAVDLRKMNAATEVDLGGKSVYPGFYDAHCHFYGYGVDLKKIWLIGTNSFEAILDTLVLKKDIKFMGWIFGRGWDQNDWEVKEFPDNAKLDSLFPDVPVFLMRIDGHAALVNSKALAICGVTEDTKVEGGELIKKGGKLTGLLIDNAVDLVKLKIPEPGREALIEALLSAQKNCFEVGLTSVVDAGLDVSTIQLIDSLQKAGVMQMRMNAMVSYSPGNVAHYRSSGRYKSERLQVCSFKLYADGALGSRGACLLHPYMDMPGHHGFLLSSVDSLKQAARVAADLGFQLNTHCIGDSANRLLLKIYSDVLKGKNDFRWRIEHAQVMHPSDFHLFHDYSIIPSVQPTHATSDMYWAGTRVGPERLKSSYAYKELLNQRGLIAAGSDFPVEGINPLYGFYAAVSRKDQKLFPENGFQKDQAISRTEALRAMTIWAAYASFEEEERGSLEPGKWADFVVLEKDLMTAPENELFKIKVLNTYSGGVKVF; encoded by the coding sequence ATGAAAAAAAATAGTTTAATACTCCTTGTTTCTTTATTTGTAGCTACTCTTCTTTCCTGCAAAACAGAGTATGCAGCAGATACTGTTTACTATAATGCAAAGGTATATACCGTAGACAGCTCCTTTGCTATTGCAGATGCGTTCGCCGTAAAGGACGGAAAAATTCTTGCAGTCGGGTCTGCTGTTGATCTGCGTAAGATGAATGCTGCAACGGAGGTTGACCTGGGAGGAAAATCAGTCTATCCCGGTTTTTACGATGCGCATTGTCATTTTTATGGCTATGGCGTCGATCTTAAAAAGATTTGGTTGATAGGCACGAATTCATTTGAAGCCATCCTTGATACGCTGGTCCTGAAGAAGGATATTAAATTTATGGGATGGATTTTCGGCAGAGGATGGGACCAGAATGACTGGGAAGTAAAAGAGTTTCCGGATAATGCAAAATTAGACTCTTTGTTTCCGGATGTTCCGGTGTTTCTCATGCGTATAGATGGGCATGCTGCACTGGTGAATTCAAAGGCCCTGGCAATTTGTGGGGTGACAGAAGATACAAAAGTAGAGGGCGGAGAATTGATAAAGAAGGGTGGTAAGCTCACCGGTTTACTCATTGATAACGCTGTTGATTTAGTAAAGCTAAAAATTCCTGAGCCCGGTAGAGAAGCGTTAATCGAAGCCTTGTTGTCGGCTCAGAAGAATTGTTTCGAAGTAGGATTAACTTCAGTGGTGGATGCCGGATTGGATGTCTCAACGATTCAGCTTATCGATAGCTTGCAAAAAGCCGGTGTCATGCAGATGCGGATGAATGCAATGGTGAGTTATAGCCCCGGTAATGTAGCGCATTATAGGAGTAGCGGGAGATATAAATCGGAGCGATTGCAGGTTTGTTCTTTTAAATTATATGCCGATGGTGCATTGGGTTCCAGAGGCGCTTGTCTGCTGCATCCTTATATGGATATGCCCGGACATCATGGATTCCTGCTGAGTAGCGTTGATTCCCTGAAACAAGCTGCGCGCGTAGCCGCTGATTTAGGCTTTCAGCTGAACACCCATTGCATTGGTGATTCGGCCAATCGGTTGTTGTTGAAAATATATAGTGATGTGCTAAAGGGAAAAAATGATTTTCGCTGGCGCATCGAGCATGCACAGGTGATGCATCCTTCCGACTTCCACCTCTTTCATGATTATTCCATCATACCTTCCGTACAACCTACTCATGCTACTTCTGATATGTACTGGGCAGGCACCAGAGTGGGGCCGGAGAGATTGAAGTCTTCATATGCCTATAAGGAATTACTAAATCAAAGAGGATTGATCGCAGCCGGTTCCGATTTTCCGGTGGAGGGCATCAATCCGCTCTATGGATTTTATGCAGCCGTGTCCCGTAAGGATCAGAAATTATTTCCTGAAAATGGATTCCAAAAGGATCAAGCCATTTCCCGCACGGAAGCCCTTCGTGCCATGACAATCTGGGCAGCCTATGCTTCCTTTGAAGAGGAGGAGAGGGGAAGTCTGGAACCGGGGAAATGGGCTGATTTTGTAGTGCTGGAGAAAGACCTGATGACCGCTCCTGAAAACGAGTTGTTCAAAATAAAAGTGCTGAATACTTATAGTGGTGGTGTAAAGGTTTTTTGA
- a CDS encoding SDR family NAD(P)-dependent oxidoreductase — MTMITLITGATSGFGRAIALKFAEHGSDLIITGRRKGKLEELEHIIKDTYDVKVFSLCFDVRNHEAVKEELESVPHFWKEIDVLVNNAGLASGMSAIHEGEIADWEVMIDTNVKGLLYVSRTVLPWMVARQKGHVINIGSTAGKDAYPNGNVYCGTKFAVDAITKSMRIDLLPHKIKVTAVNPGAAETEFSLVRFKGDSAKAKSVYQGFDPLQAEDIAEIVWFAASRPPHVVLNDIVVTPLAQASSVFIHRS; from the coding sequence ATTACTATGATAACTCTGATAACCGGCGCTACTTCAGGATTTGGTCGTGCCATAGCTTTGAAATTTGCCGAGCATGGCAGTGATCTGATAATTACCGGCCGTCGTAAAGGGAAGCTGGAAGAGCTCGAGCATATTATCAAGGATACCTATGATGTGAAAGTGTTTTCACTCTGTTTCGATGTGCGGAATCATGAGGCAGTGAAAGAGGAGCTGGAATCGGTACCGCATTTCTGGAAGGAGATTGATGTGCTCGTGAATAATGCAGGACTCGCATCCGGAATGTCGGCTATTCATGAGGGTGAGATAGCAGATTGGGAAGTGATGATTGACACCAATGTAAAAGGATTGCTGTATGTGAGCAGAACCGTGCTTCCCTGGATGGTGGCGCGTCAGAAAGGGCATGTGATTAATATCGGTAGTACAGCCGGAAAAGATGCTTATCCGAATGGCAATGTGTATTGCGGGACGAAGTTCGCTGTGGATGCCATTACAAAATCCATGCGCATTGATCTGCTACCGCATAAAATTAAAGTAACTGCTGTGAATCCGGGTGCTGCCGAAACGGAATTTTCACTCGTACGCTTTAAAGGAGATTCCGCGAAAGCAAAATCAGTGTATCAGGGTTTTGATCCCTTGCAAGCAGAAGATATTGCGGAGATCGTTTGGTTTGCCGCCAGTCGTCCGCCGCATGTGGTGTTGAATGATATTGTTGTTACTCCATTGGCTCAAGCTAGCTCCGTATTTATTCATCGATCATGA
- a CDS encoding amino acid permease, which yields MNLFRKKSIADILRQVELDNSGDQSLLRKHLGVRDLTALGIAAIIGAGIFSTIGSASADGGPGVVFLFLFTAIACGFAAFCYAEFASLVPVSGSAYTYSYVAFGELFAWIIGWALIMEYAIGNIVVAISWSGYFSTLLAHIKLPALGFPEGIILPAWSGIDYFSAKRAFSAAQIPGADPAVMLSEGYRAWITAPAIGSLKVILDIPALVINIIITWLVYRGMKESRNASNAMVAVKLIVVVMVILVGVFYVEAENWSPFLPEGWAGVLAGVSGVFFAYIGFDAISTTAEECHNPQRDLPRGMFYAIIICTVLYILISLVLTGMVNYKELRVDDPLAFVFGRRGLQWMSGVIAVSAVFAMASVMLVFQLGQPRIWMSMSRDGLLPKKFSAIHPRFGTPSFATIVTGLLVGIPIFFIDMATVVDLCSIGTLFAFMLVCGGVLMLHKHQDLPRKFRVPYFSGQFIMPGIYLSVMIWLGFFQQQWVQEHVNPIKNLESVPNFIFFLIFAILSFYSFTRKLSLIPVAGILTCLYLMAQIHVHQWIGFSIWLVIGLVLYFSFGYSHSKLSKTIKPERIF from the coding sequence ATGAATCTTTTTCGAAAGAAAAGTATAGCGGATATCCTTAGGCAAGTGGAGTTGGATAATTCCGGAGATCAGAGTTTACTCCGAAAGCACCTTGGTGTTCGGGACCTGACTGCTCTTGGGATTGCGGCCATCATCGGTGCGGGTATCTTTAGCACTATCGGTAGTGCAAGTGCAGATGGTGGTCCGGGTGTGGTGTTTTTATTCCTCTTTACTGCGATCGCTTGTGGTTTCGCTGCCTTCTGTTACGCGGAGTTTGCCAGCCTCGTTCCGGTGAGTGGGTCGGCGTATACCTATTCTTATGTCGCCTTCGGTGAACTTTTCGCCTGGATTATCGGCTGGGCCCTGATCATGGAATATGCCATTGGAAATATTGTAGTGGCCATCTCCTGGTCGGGCTATTTCTCTACCTTGCTTGCGCATATTAAATTACCCGCTCTTGGATTTCCGGAGGGGATCATCCTTCCTGCCTGGTCGGGTATCGATTATTTTTCTGCCAAGCGTGCCTTTTCAGCAGCGCAAATTCCGGGAGCAGATCCGGCGGTGATGCTTTCAGAAGGATATAGAGCATGGATAACGGCACCGGCTATAGGCAGTTTAAAAGTTATTCTCGATATCCCTGCGCTGGTGATCAATATAATAATTACCTGGCTGGTGTATCGTGGTATGAAGGAGTCGAGGAATGCCAGCAATGCGATGGTGGCGGTGAAGCTGATAGTAGTGGTGATGGTGATCCTTGTGGGTGTGTTTTATGTAGAAGCAGAAAATTGGTCGCCCTTTCTTCCCGAGGGATGGGCAGGAGTGTTGGCCGGTGTATCCGGAGTGTTTTTCGCTTATATCGGCTTCGATGCCATTTCCACTACCGCCGAAGAATGTCATAATCCGCAACGCGATCTGCCCAGAGGAATGTTTTATGCGATTATCATTTGTACGGTTTTGTATATTTTGATTTCATTGGTGCTTACAGGTATGGTAAATTACAAGGAGTTGCGTGTAGATGATCCGCTGGCCTTTGTCTTCGGTCGCCGAGGACTCCAGTGGATGAGTGGTGTGATTGCTGTGAGTGCAGTCTTCGCTATGGCAAGTGTGATGCTGGTCTTTCAGTTAGGTCAGCCGCGAATCTGGATGAGCATGAGCCGCGATGGTTTGTTGCCGAAGAAGTTTTCTGCGATCCATCCCCGCTTCGGGACACCTTCTTTCGCCACCATCGTTACCGGACTACTCGTAGGAATCCCGATATTTTTTATTGATATGGCAACGGTAGTGGATCTTTGTTCAATTGGAACCTTGTTCGCTTTTATGCTGGTATGTGGCGGTGTGCTCATGCTGCATAAACATCAGGATTTGCCGAGGAAGTTTCGTGTGCCTTATTTCAGCGGTCAGTTTATCATGCCTGGAATTTATCTCTCCGTGATGATTTGGCTGGGCTTTTTTCAACAGCAATGGGTGCAGGAACATGTGAATCCGATAAAAAATTTAGAATCTGTTCCGAATTTTATCTTCTTCCTCATCTTTGCTATACTTTCTTTTTACAGCTTTACCCGAAAACTATCGCTCATCCCTGTGGCCGGAATCCTGACTTGCCTTTATCTGATGGCGCAAATACATGTACACCAATGGATCGGATTTTCGATATGGCTGGTCATCGGTTTAGTGCTCTATTTCAGTTTCGGCTATAGTCATAGTAAGCTGAGTAAGACGATCAAGCCGGAGAGGATATTCTGA